The Populus nigra chromosome 19, ddPopNigr1.1, whole genome shotgun sequence genome includes a window with the following:
- the LOC133679454 gene encoding pentatricopeptide repeat-containing protein At3g53170 yields the protein MQPQPLSFTNMSWSLSISTPPSKNLLAGSNGNQDPQFLTIQSSKWCPDPTSTGLQRQSKKELSRILRTEAAIKAIEQKANSKKYNNLWPKAVLEALDDAIKENQWESALKIFELLRKQHWYEPRTKTYTKLLMMLGKCRQPEEGSLLFEVMLSDGLKPTIDVYTALVSAYGKSGQLDKAFSIVVEMKAISECKPDVYTYSILINCCIKLHRFELIRGILAEMSYLGIECSTVTYSTIIDGYGKAKMFEEMENTLTDMIESGSSVPDLFTFNSIIGAYGSSGRIDKMEKWYTEFQLMGLRQDIKTFNILIRSYGKAGMYGKMRSVLEFMEKRFFSPSIVTHNIIIETFGKAGDIETMEEYFSKMKHLGIKPNTVTYCSLVSAYSKAGHIMKIDSILRQVENSDVILDTPFFNCVISAYVRAGDIEKMSKLFLGMEGRKCKPDSITFATMIQAYNAQGMIEAAQGMENMMIATRKNSGTRLIGA from the exons ATGCAGCCACAACCCCTTTCCTTCACTAACATGAGCTGGTCACTCTCAATCTCCACCCCTCCTTCAAAAAACCTCTTAGCAGGATCCAATGGAAACCAAGACCCACAATTTCTTACTATCCAATCCTCTAAATGGTGCCCCGACCCAACTTCAACTGGGCTCCAAAGACAATCCAAGAAGGAGTTGTCTAGGATTCTAAGAACTGAAGCTGCTATAAAAGCTATTGAACAAAAAGCCAACTCCAAGAAATATAATAACCTTTGGCCTAAAGCAGTTTTAGAAGCTCTTGACGACGCTATAAAAGAAAACCAATGGGAATCTGCTCTTAAg atttttgaacTTCTTCGTAAGCAACATTGGTACGAGCCGAGAACCAAAACATACACCAAGTTGTTGATGATGCTTGGCAAGTGCAGGCAACCTGAGGAGGGCAGCTTGCTTTTTGAGGTCATGCTGTCTGATGGCCTCAAACCTACAATTGATGTTTATACTGCTCTTGTGAGTGCTTATGGCAAAAGTGGTCAACTTGACAAGGCGTTTTCTATTGTTGTTGAAATGAAAGCAATCTCTGAATGCAAACCAGATGTGTATACATATTCCATACTTATAAACTGTTGCATTAAACTCCATCGTTTTGAACTTATTCGAGGAATTCTTGCTGAGATGTCATATCTAGGAATTGAATGCAGCACTGTTACGTACAGCACTATCATCGATGGATACGGTAAGGCTAAAATGTTTGAAGAAATGGAGAACACATTGACAGATATGATTGAAAGTGGCAGCTCTGTTCCAGATCTTTTCACATTTAATTCCATCATTGGGGCTTATGGGAGCAGTGGGCGGATAGACAAGATGGAGAAGTGGTACACTGAATTTCAGTTAATGGGTCTAAGGCAAGATATTAAGACGTTCAATATCCTGATCAGATCATATGGGAAAGCAGGCATGTATGGCAAGATGAGGTCTGTTTTGGAATTCATGGAGAAAAGGTTCTTTTCTCCATCAATTGTTACTCATAATATTATCATTGAGACATTTGGAAAGGCCGGGGATATTGAGACCATGGAGGAATACTTCAGCAAAATGAAACATCTAGGAATTAAGCCTAACACTGTCACTTACTGTTCTCTTGTTAGTGCTTACAGTAAAGCTGGGCATATAATGAAGATTGATTCAATTCTGAGGCAGGTGGAGAACTCTGATGTGATACTAGATACCCCATTCTTCAACTGCGTCATCAGTGCCTATGTTCGAGCAGGTGATATAGAAAAGATGTCTAAGTTGTTTCTGGGAATGGAAGGGAGAAAATGCAAGCCGGACAGCATCACCTTTGCTACCATGATTCAAGCCTACAACGCGCAAGGCATGATTGAAGCTGCACAAGGCATGGAGAATATGATGATTGCAACCAGGAAGAATTCAG
- the LOC133680239 gene encoding cycloartenol-C-24-methyltransferase: MSKAGALDLATGLGGKIDKSDVLSAVEKYEKYHVCYGGDEEERKANYSDMVNKYYDLVTSFYEFGWGESFHFAPRFKGESLRESIKRHEHFLALQLGLKPGQKVLDVGCGIGGPLREIARFSSTSVTGLNNNEYQISRGKELNRIAGVDRTCDFVKGDFMKMPFPDNVFDAVYAIEATCHAPDAYGCYSEIYRVLKPGQCFAAYEWCMTDSFDPHNQEHQKIKAEIEIGDGLPDIRLTGQCIDALKKAGFEVMWSKDLAVGSPVPWYLPLDTSHFSLSSFRLTAVGRFFTKNMVKALEFVGLAPKGSQRVQDFLEKAAEGLVEGGRKEIFTPLFFFVARKPHSGSQ; encoded by the exons ATGTCGAAAGCTGGTGCATTGGATCTCGCTACTGGTCTTGGCGGAAAGATCGATAAAAGTGATGTTCTCTCTGCTGTCGAGAA GTATGAGAAGTATCATGTCTGTTATGGAGGTGatgaggaagagagaaaagcCAACTACTCTGACATG GTTAATAAATATTACGATCTTGTTACCAGCTTTTATGAGTTTGGCTGGGGGGAGTCTTTCCATTTTGCTCCTAG ATTCAAAGGGGAGTCTCTTCGCGAGAGCATTAAGCGACATGAACACTTTCTCGCTTTACAACTTGGCCTGAAACCTGGACAGAAG gTGTTGGATGTAGGATGTGGAATTGGCGGGCCTTTAAGAGAAATTGCTCGATTCAG CTCAACATCAGTAACAGGGTTGAACAACAATGAGTATCAGATATCAAGGGGAAAG GAACTAAATCGCATTGCAGGAGTTGACAGGACTTGTGATTTTGTGAAG GGTGATTTCATGAAAATGCCATTCCCTGATAACGTTTTTGATGCTGTATATGCAATTGAAGCTACCTGCCATGCACCAGATGCA TATGGATGCTACAGTGAGATTTACAGGGTATTGAAGCCAGGACAATGTTTTGCTGCATATGAGTGGTGCATGACTGATTCTTTCGATCCACATAACCAAGAACATCAGAAAATTAAG GCAGAAATAGAGATCGGTGATGGCCTTCCAGACATCAGGTTGACTGGACAATGCATTGATGCTCTAAAGAAAGCTGGTTTTGAG GTCATGTGGTCAAAAGATCTTGCAGTGGGCTCACCTGTGCCATGGTACTTGCCTTTGGACACAAGTCACTTCTCACTGAGTAGCTTCCGTTTAACAGCTGTTGGGAGATTCTTTACAAAAAATATG GTCAAAGCCCTGGAATTTGTAGGACTTGCTCCCAAAGGAAGTCAAAGGGTTCAAGATTTTCTTGAGAAGGCTGCAGAGGGATTAGTTGAAGGTGGAAG GAAGGAGATTTTCACCCCGCTGTTTTTCTTCGTGGCTCGGAAGCCACATTCAGGGAGCCAGTGA